The genome window ATCGGTGCCGAGGGCGAGATTTTTATACTGGGCGATCTTTGGGTTATAGCCCACGTTGTTGTTCATATTGGAACGGGCGTTGTGGGCCAGGTAGGCGTCGCTCTCGTTGATCAGGCGCACATCCTCGTCAGAGAGGTGAACGCCGTGGACGAGGAGCGCCTTGTCGTTGAGCAAGCCAAAGTCGTGGAGCCGGGCGATGATGTCCTTCCCGTAATGGTGGTGGGAGTGGGACACGTCGTAGCGATCTTCCGCCACATGGACATGGATGCCCCGTCCCGTCGCTTTCACCGCCTCGGCCATGAGCCGAAGCGCCTCGTCAGGCATGGTCACCGGCGCATGGCCGCCGATCATCGCTTCGACCAGGTAGTGGCCGTTTCCCCTTTGCCGGTCTTTCTCACAGAGTCTGGCGAAGGCGATGTTCTCTTCGACGCCGGCTTCCACCTCTCTGAGACTGCCGTTGCGGTCAGTCGTCTCATAGCAGGTGATGCCCCGGAGCCCCGCCTCCTCAAAGGCGCTCTTGAGCACTGAGAGGGAACCGCCGATGAAGTTCGGCGAGGCGTGGTGGTCGATGACGGCTGTCGTTCCGCAGCGGATCGCTTCGAGAGCGCAAACAAGGCCGCTGTAGTAGAGGATCTCCTCATCGATGGCCCGGTCGAGTCGCCACCAGAGGTTTTTCAAGACAGAGATGAAATCAGGGCTCGCCTTGATGCGGGCCAGGATCCCACGGGACAAACCGGAGTAAAAGTGGTTGTGGCTGCAGACGATGCCGGGCATGACGAGAGCGCCCTTCACATCGATGACCCGTGTGGCGTCATAGGTTCCGGAGAGATTGGCGCCGACGGCCATGATCTCTGTTCCGTAGATGTAGATGTCCATGCCTGTCCGCACCCTGGGCGGCTGGAACTCGACGATGGTGGCGTTTTTCAGCAGGATCACCGGTCTCATACTCCTTTCCGCGAGGGCTAACGATCGACGCGCCCAAAGAGAGAGGGGCGGTTGTGATAAAGGACGGCGAAAATCCGGGCCATGCGGGCCAGGGTGGCGTCGCTGTCGTCGACGTGGAAAGCGCCCGCCGCCAAGGGGAACAGGCGCACCGTCTCTTGTATGCGCACATGGACGGTATCGTCTTCGACAAAGAAACCGAGGTTGCCGCTGGCCTCAAAATCCTCTCGCAAGCTGAAGAGGGTCGGCTTGTCTGTGAAGGGACGGCCCTCCCAGGGGCAGAAGGTGGCGCAGTTGCCGCATTCGTTGCAATACGCGTCCAGGTGGACGATCTGATGGCGGTTGCGGAATGTTGCCGAAGCGCCGTCGCCGTCGTCCATCGCCACGGCGATGTTGGCCCGGTTCGGGCAGACCTCGACACACTTGTTGCAGACGCTGTGGCACTCGAGACAGCGACGGAATTCATTGTCGCCGACGGCAGGATCGACGGCAGGCCCCGCTTCGACGGGCACATCCGATTGCGCGACGAGTCCCAGTTTTTTTGCCCTGATCTCCTTGACCAGCCCTTCACCGGCAGGGGCCGGGATCAGGGCGGCCCGTTTCCAGGCGGGGTCTTCAGCGCGGCAAATCGCGTCGGCGGCTTTTCGCCCGTCGGCGATGCACTTGACGATGGAGGAGGGACCGCGCGAGGCGTCGCCCACCAGATAGACGCCGGGCAGGGCGGTGGCGCAGGATTCCTTGTTCGTCTGCGCCATGCCTGAATCGGTGTTGACCAATCCCAGCATCGTGAGCAAACCGGTATCGACGGTCTCGCCGATGGCGGTGATCAGCGTGTCCACCGGCAGCGACCGCATTT of Heliomicrobium gestii contains these proteins:
- the ssnA gene encoding putative aminohydrolase SsnA, translating into MILLKNATIVEFQPPRVRTGMDIYIYGTEIMAVGANLSGTYDATRVIDVKGALVMPGIVCSHNHFYSGLSRGILARIKASPDFISVLKNLWWRLDRAIDEEILYYSGLVCALEAIRCGTTAVIDHHASPNFIGGSLSVLKSAFEEAGLRGITCYETTDRNGSLREVEAGVEENIAFARLCEKDRQRGNGHYLVEAMIGGHAPVTMPDEALRLMAEAVKATGRGIHVHVAEDRYDVSHSHHHYGKDIIARLHDFGLLNDKALLVHGVHLSDEDVRLINESDAYLAHNARSNMNNNVGYNPKIAQYKNLALGTDGIGSDMFEEFKFAFFKHRDAGGPLWPDSFLRFLHNGNDLLGRYFGAPFGKVEKGYKADLTIAAYHSPTPLVADNIAGHMAFGMDSRDVKTVIINGKLVLDNGEFVKDVQPIYEKAQKAAKRLWEQMDRLSD